Proteins encoded within one genomic window of Coleofasciculus chthonoplastes PCC 7420:
- a CDS encoding serine/threonine protein kinase: MSYCINPKCDQRENPEYLEYCQGCDTPLTINSRYRLLKPLRPLDAPNPTKIFEVQDLAAEAAIKGTKHKVLKVLTRNNSTLVRLFRQESEILKKLNHPGIPKVQPEDNYFTVSVSRRARPLHCLVMEKVEGINLRAWLKHNQPISEAKAIEWLKQLLDILDTLHQQQYFHRDIKPSNIMLRPNGQLVLIDFGTVCQMTGTVVQRLMGKDATGEGVFSPGYTPPEQINGNAVPQSDLYALGRTFVHLLTGKHPLELETNHKTGELMWRKHTHKISEPLVEWLDYFMAPFVHRRPPNAAFILPHFQKQPLPHPDIPKTSPLPLGLMILNLVIFSILLVSGVLWLQAYQQHQRQLSPQGNVLLMQRS, translated from the coding sequence ATGAGCTACTGTATCAACCCCAAGTGCGACCAACGGGAAAACCCTGAGTATCTGGAATACTGCCAAGGCTGTGACACCCCATTAACCATCAACAGTCGATATCGGCTGCTGAAACCCCTTCGACCCCTAGACGCACCCAATCCCACCAAAATCTTTGAAGTCCAAGATTTGGCAGCAGAGGCGGCAATCAAAGGGACAAAACATAAAGTACTGAAAGTTTTAACCCGGAACAATTCCACCTTAGTTCGCCTGTTCAGACAAGAATCCGAAATCTTAAAGAAACTTAACCATCCGGGTATTCCTAAAGTTCAACCTGAAGACAATTATTTTACCGTTTCTGTCTCTCGCCGTGCCAGACCTTTACATTGCTTAGTGATGGAAAAAGTGGAGGGGATAAATTTACGAGCATGGCTCAAACATAATCAACCCATTTCCGAAGCCAAAGCCATTGAATGGCTAAAACAGTTACTCGATATATTAGATACGCTGCACCAACAACAATATTTCCATCGGGATATTAAACCCTCGAATATTATGCTGCGACCCAATGGTCAACTGGTGCTAATTGATTTTGGGACAGTTTGCCAAATGACGGGTACAGTTGTTCAACGACTGATGGGAAAAGATGCAACCGGAGAAGGAGTTTTTTCACCTGGTTATACACCTCCTGAACAAATCAACGGTAATGCGGTTCCTCAATCGGATCTTTATGCCTTAGGACGTACCTTCGTCCATTTACTGACGGGTAAACATCCTTTAGAACTAGAAACCAACCATAAAACAGGTGAATTAATGTGGCGCAAACATACGCACAAAATCTCTGAACCATTAGTCGAGTGGCTTGACTATTTTATGGCTCCATTTGTCCATCGTAGACCGCCAAATGCAGCGTTTATTTTGCCGCATTTTCAGAAACAACCCCTTCCTCATCCAGATATACCCAAAACCTCTCCACTTCCCCTAGGGTTAATGATTCTCAATCTTGTTATTTTCTCAATTTTATTAGTCTCAGGAGTCCTCTGGTTACAAGCTTACCAACAGCACCAGCGACAGTTGTCTCCTCAAGGGAATGTTCTGTTAATGCAGAGAAGTTAA
- a CDS encoding M48 family metallopeptidase has product MTQTLLVGLKADQFRHPLDFQATQALKQFPGLDLMVRNLLGPVAEQFFYLNNIAASVLVGENQLPHLHNLLLDACKTLDLEPPQLYVQQHPVPNAYTFAMRGKQPFIVLHTALIDMLTPEEIQAVIAHELGHLKCEHGVYLTPLNIMILAASLLPNWGAVIAQSLQEQMLEWLRCAEFSCDRAALLATQNPRVVMSVLMKLAGGSPTLAPQLNLDAFIAQARAYDDISNSELGELLKSAQTAQLSHPVPVLRAREIDKWASSQAYQSLLQPTSIGYNTKVASKGGWRNW; this is encoded by the coding sequence ATGACCCAAACACTGTTAGTTGGTCTAAAGGCAGACCAGTTCCGTCATCCCCTTGATTTCCAAGCCACCCAAGCCTTGAAGCAGTTCCCTGGACTGGACTTGATGGTGCGAAATCTCCTCGGACCTGTGGCGGAACAATTCTTTTACCTGAATAATATTGCTGCTAGTGTTTTGGTGGGAGAAAATCAGCTACCACACCTGCATAATTTACTGCTAGACGCCTGCAAAACCCTGGACTTAGAACCCCCTCAACTATACGTGCAGCAGCATCCCGTGCCAAATGCTTATACCTTTGCCATGCGGGGTAAGCAGCCATTTATCGTCCTGCACACCGCTTTAATCGATATGCTGACCCCCGAAGAAATTCAGGCGGTGATTGCTCACGAATTGGGACATCTCAAGTGCGAGCATGGGGTTTATCTGACACCGCTCAACATTATGATTTTAGCGGCGTCTTTACTGCCAAATTGGGGCGCTGTAATTGCCCAAAGCCTTCAAGAACAGATGCTGGAGTGGTTAAGGTGTGCGGAATTTTCCTGCGATCGCGCGGCTCTGCTGGCAACTCAAAATCCCAGAGTGGTGATGTCGGTGCTGATGAAACTCGCTGGCGGTTCACCAACCCTAGCTCCCCAACTAAACCTCGACGCCTTTATCGCCCAAGCCAGAGCCTATGATGATATCAGTAACTCGGAATTGGGAGAACTGCTCAAATCCGCTCAAACTGCCCAGTTGAGCCACCCCGTCCCCGTGTTAAGGGCGCGGGAAATTGATAAATGGGCAAGTTCTCAAGCCTATCAGTCCTTGCTACAACCGACATCTATTGGTTATAATACAAAGGTTGCATCCAAGGGCGGATGGCGAAATTGGTAG
- a CDS encoding tetratricopeptide repeat protein, with protein MTETVNSLFESGLERYNAGEGPDSLIPVFKQLCDRFPKNAAAWSCLAWLYLLDDQAERAYKVALKGTKIDANAPQARVNLAVAMLETGQTGVRKHIDTVKQMMATDSQVRQDVFESIEDGLSRKPDWDSLKRVKQWLSEG; from the coding sequence ATGACCGAAACTGTTAATTCTCTGTTCGAGAGTGGCTTAGAACGCTACAACGCGGGTGAGGGACCTGATTCCCTGATTCCTGTATTTAAACAACTGTGCGATCGCTTCCCGAAAAACGCCGCCGCTTGGAGTTGTCTGGCTTGGTTGTATTTGCTGGATGACCAAGCGGAACGGGCATATAAAGTAGCGCTTAAGGGGACGAAAATTGATGCCAATGCGCCCCAAGCGCGAGTCAACCTAGCGGTAGCGATGTTGGAAACCGGGCAAACTGGGGTGCGTAAACACATTGACACCGTTAAGCAGATGATGGCGACGGATTCTCAAGTTCGTCAGGATGTCTTTGAGAGTATTGAGGATGGACTGAGTAGGAAGCCTGACTGGGATAGTTTAAAGCGGGTTAAACAATGGTTATCTGAGGGGTGA
- a CDS encoding HesB/IscA family protein, which produces MTQATTQQRGIQLTEQALKHIVALRDQQGQDLYLRVGVRQGGCSGMSYMMDFEDPSKVRDNDEVFDYEGFKIICDPKSILYLYGLVLDYSNAMIGGGFQFTNPNANQT; this is translated from the coding sequence ATGACACAAGCAACAACACAGCAACGAGGTATCCAACTGACCGAACAAGCCCTCAAGCATATTGTGGCGCTGCGAGACCAACAAGGACAAGACCTATACTTACGGGTTGGTGTCCGTCAGGGGGGCTGTTCCGGGATGTCTTACATGATGGATTTTGAAGATCCGAGTAAGGTACGGGATAACGATGAAGTGTTTGACTACGAGGGCTTCAAAATAATATGTGATCCCAAAAGCATCCTGTACCTGTACGGTTTGGTCTTAGATTACAGCAATGCCATGATTGGGGGAGGCTTCCAATTCACCAACCCCAACGCTAATCAAACCTG
- a CDS encoding DUF6930 domain-containing protein — translation MSALNRNTRRRLKRLPQIPSVWEGDRRSLVTVSDQGDFDAEGNNECILWVDGSEGIVRAMDIVSSEMGPEAIVRTLLRAMEHPQSPARPARPSKIVVRDREVQFLLRGVLQELEIAIDYVPDLPLIDELFRGFEEIALQRQPPLPPKYADLLIGKAYEIWLDAPWDILADHQILSVELNRWDVGEFYVSVMGMLGVEYGILLYRSLDSLQRFRESVVNQESVEAMEQAFLGQDCLFITYQAADEDFEEDEDVDLADLSVEEILPSFGAVHPLEGMRPFLDEEEALLAYMALEALHRFFQGSSRKLAADDFPAMNKRFRIPIPVNTEEEDTESKSIASIKVSTRPEVASELWEMAIDDDMDDEDWDEDEDEDEEELELPLRDDLIPKDSYLSLGMMPWESIALLQEDIDFYQSQDAPPLGEGLPVVLIQTTRPKAKVLIEQIQTAGGLKGIGFNPGEDPLVGDRYDLGILQTGDNHLYLFGEFPEADPTHTANREHWEQRCLKTKGYCGLIIARGLKGASRGNPQPKDMMAFFEARSLSVKELGLGMLQLMPVFEF, via the coding sequence ATGTCTGCTCTCAATCGCAATACTCGTCGTCGGCTCAAACGGTTACCCCAAATACCCAGCGTCTGGGAAGGGGATCGCCGTTCTTTAGTGACTGTATCCGATCAGGGTGATTTTGATGCTGAGGGTAATAATGAGTGCATTCTTTGGGTGGATGGCTCAGAAGGAATTGTCCGGGCGATGGATATCGTCTCCTCAGAAATGGGACCTGAAGCGATTGTTCGCACCCTATTGCGAGCCATGGAACATCCCCAAAGTCCGGCTCGACCCGCCCGTCCCTCTAAAATTGTGGTACGCGATCGCGAAGTTCAGTTTTTATTGCGTGGGGTGCTGCAAGAGTTGGAGATTGCGATCGATTATGTCCCTGATTTACCCCTGATTGATGAGTTATTTCGCGGGTTTGAGGAAATTGCCCTCCAGCGCCAGCCACCGTTACCCCCGAAGTATGCGGATCTATTGATCGGTAAGGCGTATGAGATTTGGCTGGATGCGCCTTGGGATATCTTGGCTGACCATCAGATCCTGAGTGTGGAATTAAATCGCTGGGATGTGGGTGAGTTCTACGTCTCGGTTATGGGGATGCTGGGTGTAGAGTACGGAATTCTGCTCTATCGCTCCCTGGATTCACTGCAACGGTTTCGGGAGTCGGTCGTCAATCAGGAATCGGTCGAGGCGATGGAACAGGCATTTTTGGGACAAGATTGCTTGTTTATTACCTATCAAGCGGCGGATGAGGACTTTGAAGAGGATGAGGATGTAGATTTAGCCGATTTATCTGTTGAAGAGATTTTGCCGAGTTTTGGTGCGGTGCATCCATTAGAGGGAATGCGCCCCTTCCTGGATGAGGAAGAAGCCCTACTTGCCTATATGGCGCTGGAAGCCCTACATCGATTTTTCCAAGGATCATCCCGAAAATTAGCGGCGGATGATTTTCCAGCGATGAACAAGCGCTTTCGCATCCCTATCCCTGTAAATACGGAAGAGGAAGATACGGAGTCAAAATCAATCGCGTCTATTAAAGTGTCTACACGACCAGAGGTAGCCTCTGAGTTATGGGAGATGGCGATTGATGATGATATGGATGACGAGGACTGGGATGAGGATGAGGATGAGGATGAGGAGGAACTGGAACTTCCCCTACGGGATGACTTAATCCCGAAAGATTCTTATCTGAGTTTGGGGATGATGCCCTGGGAGAGTATAGCACTGCTACAGGAGGATATTGATTTTTATCAGTCTCAAGATGCCCCGCCCCTAGGAGAAGGGTTACCTGTGGTGTTAATTCAAACCACTCGCCCGAAAGCCAAAGTGTTAATCGAGCAAATTCAAACAGCCGGGGGACTCAAGGGGATTGGCTTTAACCCCGGAGAAGATCCTCTAGTTGGCGATCGCTATGATTTGGGCATTTTGCAAACAGGAGATAATCATCTATACCTATTTGGTGAGTTTCCTGAAGCTGATCCGACTCATACGGCGAATCGTGAGCATTGGGAACAACGGTGTCTCAAAACCAAGGGCTATTGTGGGTTAATTATTGCCAGAGGACTCAAAGGTGCTTCTCGCGGTAATCCTCAACCCAAGGATATGATGGCATTCTTTGAAGCGCGATCGCTCTCAGTTAAGGAGTTAGGATTAGGTATGCTACAACTTATGCCTGTGTTTGAATTTTAA
- a CDS encoding XisI protein gives MAIEQYRQYIQNLLSERAERAARQRTAPEYEVQTVFDTQQDYYQLLYVGWRGNKRDFGCILHIDIKGGKIWIQHDGTEEGIANRLVKMGVPKQDIVLAFHEPEVRQLTDFGTGDAITH, from the coding sequence ATGGCTATAGAGCAATATCGCCAATATATTCAAAATCTGCTCTCAGAACGTGCTGAGCGGGCGGCGCGGCAAAGAACGGCTCCAGAATATGAGGTTCAGACTGTTTTTGATACACAGCAGGATTACTATCAACTGCTATATGTGGGGTGGCGTGGAAATAAGCGTGATTTTGGCTGTATTCTGCATATTGACATTAAAGGTGGGAAAATTTGGATTCAGCATGATGGTACGGAAGAGGGTATTGCCAACCGATTAGTCAAAATGGGAGTACCGAAACAAGATATCGTTTTAGCCTTCCATGAACCCGAAGTGCGTCAGTTGACAGATTTTGGTACAGGTGATGCGATCACACATTAA
- a CDS encoding hemolysin family protein — translation MLLRLLLVLLLIAINAFFVTAEFSMVSVRRSRINQLVDAGDVQAKTVQSLQQSIERLLSTTQLGITLSSLALGWIGENTVAVFVAAVLTKLPLPPEMVQGMAHSLAIPVGFFLIAYLQIVLGELCPKSVALLYSEELARFLGPPSLVIARFFNPFIWILNQSTRCLLRLVGVQYTGGWWNNQVTPEELQLIITTERESTGLEAEERELLNNVFEFGEVLATEVMVPRTSIDAISSTATVQMVLEEIANTNHSRYPVTGESLDDIRGIIHFKELAKPLSERKLTLDTPIEPWIRPARFVPEFTPLSELLPLMQRSHLAMVMVVDEFGGTAGLVTLKDLVAEIIGDNPEPESPEEVPIQLVDEQTFLVQAQMDLEEVNELLDLNLPVTDEYQTLAGFLLYQFQKIPLQGEILNYENLELKVISAAGPRLNRISIHRYEPTTVPVEELSETDVTSDITSTENTANEPQGDTPDASTNDLE, via the coding sequence ATGCTATTGCGATTATTATTAGTCCTGCTCTTGATTGCCATCAATGCTTTCTTTGTCACGGCTGAATTTTCTATGGTTTCGGTGCGGCGATCGCGGATTAACCAATTGGTTGATGCGGGGGATGTGCAAGCTAAAACCGTTCAATCCTTACAACAGAGCATTGAGCGTCTACTCTCAACGACTCAGTTAGGCATTACTCTATCCAGTTTAGCCTTGGGCTGGATTGGCGAGAATACTGTCGCCGTTTTCGTTGCTGCTGTACTGACTAAATTGCCTTTACCCCCAGAGATGGTTCAAGGAATGGCTCATTCTCTGGCAATTCCGGTGGGATTTTTCCTGATTGCTTATCTGCAAATTGTTCTCGGTGAACTCTGTCCGAAATCTGTGGCGTTGCTGTATTCTGAAGAGTTAGCTCGGTTTTTGGGTCCTCCGAGTCTAGTGATTGCCAGATTTTTCAATCCGTTTATTTGGATTTTGAACCAATCAACGCGCTGTTTATTGCGGCTGGTTGGTGTGCAATATACGGGAGGATGGTGGAATAACCAAGTGACTCCGGAAGAGTTACAGTTAATTATTACCACTGAGCGGGAATCCACGGGTTTAGAAGCCGAAGAACGAGAGTTACTGAATAATGTCTTTGAATTTGGCGAAGTTTTGGCAACCGAGGTGATGGTTCCACGCACCAGTATTGATGCCATTTCGAGTACAGCAACGGTGCAAATGGTGTTAGAAGAAATTGCCAATACCAACCATTCTCGCTATCCGGTAACAGGGGAATCTCTGGATGATATTCGCGGGATCATCCATTTTAAAGAGTTAGCTAAACCCTTATCGGAGCGAAAATTAACCTTAGATACACCGATTGAACCCTGGATTCGTCCCGCCCGATTTGTCCCGGAATTTACCCCCTTGAGCGAACTCCTACCCTTGATGCAGCGATCGCACTTGGCAATGGTGATGGTGGTGGATGAGTTTGGCGGTACGGCTGGCTTGGTGACGCTGAAGGATTTGGTGGCGGAAATTATTGGTGATAACCCAGAACCGGAAAGCCCCGAAGAAGTACCGATCCAACTTGTGGATGAACAAACCTTTTTAGTTCAAGCTCAAATGGATTTAGAAGAAGTTAACGAACTTTTGGATTTAAATTTACCGGTAACCGATGAATATCAAACCTTGGCGGGTTTTTTATTATATCAGTTCCAAAAAATTCCGCTGCAAGGGGAAATCTTGAATTATGAAAATCTAGAGTTAAAAGTTATCTCCGCCGCAGGACCCCGCCTGAACCGAATTAGCATTCATCGGTATGAACCCACAACGGTTCCGGTTGAAGAACTCTCGGAAACAGATGTGACATCAGACATTACTTCAACTGAGAATACAGCGAATGAACCCCAAGGTGATACGCCAGATGCTTCTACCAATGATTTAGAGTAA
- the pyrE gene encoding orotate phosphoribosyltransferase, with the protein MADNSKPLLSLDTSPQLTQERQLLLDLFCQLAYKEGDFVLSSGQRSSYYINGKQVTLHPQGGLAIAQLLLSLLPQDTQAVAGLTLGADPIVSAVSVVSAIANRPIPALIIRKEAKGHGTRAYIEGPNLPAGAKVVVLEDVVTTGQSAMKAVERLREAGYQVDQVLALVDRQQGGAEFYQSVGLAFQAVFTIQDIQQRYQQRQQDSKTL; encoded by the coding sequence ATGGCTGACAACAGTAAACCATTGCTTTCTCTGGATACTTCACCCCAATTAACGCAAGAGCGCCAGTTACTGCTGGATTTATTTTGTCAACTGGCTTACAAAGAGGGAGACTTCGTTCTCTCGTCGGGACAACGCAGTTCCTATTACATTAATGGTAAACAGGTGACACTGCATCCTCAGGGAGGATTAGCGATCGCACAATTGCTACTGTCTCTCCTTCCCCAAGATACTCAAGCTGTTGCGGGTTTAACCTTGGGTGCTGATCCGATTGTCAGTGCGGTGAGTGTGGTGTCCGCGATCGCAAATCGACCTATTCCTGCTTTAATTATCCGTAAAGAAGCCAAAGGACATGGTACAAGGGCATATATCGAGGGTCCGAATCTGCCAGCCGGAGCCAAGGTTGTAGTGTTAGAAGATGTGGTAACCACAGGACAATCGGCAATGAAAGCCGTTGAGCGACTGCGAGAGGCGGGGTATCAGGTGGATCAGGTGCTGGCGTTGGTTGACCGACAGCAAGGCGGTGCTGAGTTTTACCAGTCGGTTGGGTTAGCGTTTCAGGCGGTATTTACAATTCAGGATATCCAACAGCGCTATCAGCAGCGCCAACAGGATAGCAAAACCTTGTAA
- a CDS encoding nSTAND1 domain-containing NTPase: protein MTNYPDGIVTSHLLKGFIERRMAQTSQRPLIENSSQAILLTTSSPKRRFENTCFYRSLSYFTEKPEDAAVFCGRSALTQQLIGRVKQGHHFVAVLGASGSGKSSLLRAGLLYQLKLGQDIPGSDNWIYLEPFSPQENPLESLKENVTDLRLVGNAHPTAYQGFWRSDNAYFSAIRLKEVIEKGTLHPHHPGRGEQQQVKASLLPPFSPLWEKGLGDEGISSQPVVMVIDQFEEAFTMCDEIQRQEFFNYLIELNQQNPNLYLFIGMRSDFRSRLREYRPLMECINKPYINVEHLNREEIAEAIVKPADWVGLGIEGELKERIINDVEDYPGSLPLLQYTLTELWNEAQKRGEQFLRLSTYTQLGEIEGTLEKRAEQVYQSLSSEEKIVAQRLFLELTQVGDTYDTRRRVYLEDLANSHHSLAILKEVSDILARADNRLITCEASQSEKTDASPTSNIQIDVVHEALIRHWKRLRDWQDENREAMIVEREIETQAQQWQAEGKPKTMESLLTGVKLAKAEDYLSKYGELGMLDGVAEEYINVSRQEDKTRRRRQRLTIGGVIGVVSLAAIVSTVFGLQSRRLATMVRLREEAVNIEILLPLGTATPLIQAIQTTGKSQNSVGTVLSEVYSSLYDAVGDVRERNSFSGHEASVSAVAFNPNGKRIVSGSDDNTLKLWDTTSGKLLDTLEGHEASVSAVAFSPDGKRIVSGSDDNTLKLWDTTSGNLLDTLEGHEASVSAVTFSPDGKRIVSGSDDRTLKLWDTSGNLLHTFRGYEADVNAVAFSPDGKRIVSGSDDRTLKLWDTTSGNLLDTFRGHEDAVNAVAFNPDGKRIVSGSDDRMLKFWDTSGNLLDTFRGHEDAVNAVAFNPDGKRIVSGSDDNTLKLWDTTSGKLLHTFRGYGADVNAVAFSPDGNRIVSGSDDNTLKLWDTTSGKLLHTFRGYDADVNAVAFSPDGNRIVSGSDDNTLKLWDTTSGKLLHTFRGHEDAVNAVAFNPNGKRIVSGSDDNTLKLWDTSGKLLHTFRGHPGGVTAVAFSPDGKRIVSGSGDGTLKLWDTTSGKLLHTFRGHEASVSAVAFSPDGQTIVSGSTDTTLKLWDTSGNLLDTFRGHPGGVTAVAFSPDGKRIVSGSGDGTLKLWDTTSGKLLHTFRGHEASVSAVAFSPDGQTIVSGSTDTTLKLWDTSGNLLDTFRGHEDAVDAVAFSPDGKRIISGSYDNTFKLWRAGNWQDLLQVGCERLRLHPRLASPDNETAGATCLQYGGWKETEKAEFLVRQGKAIAQETQDINAAIKKFKQAKRLNPHYQLTSLETEAKKLAAPG, encoded by the coding sequence ATGACTAATTACCCCGATGGTATTGTTACCAGTCACCTTTTAAAAGGTTTTATTGAAAGGCGGATGGCGCAGACATCCCAGCGCCCGTTAATTGAGAATTCCTCCCAGGCAATTCTGCTGACAACTTCATCGCCGAAAAGACGGTTTGAGAATACCTGTTTTTATCGTTCGTTGTCTTATTTTACGGAGAAACCAGAGGATGCAGCGGTATTTTGTGGACGGAGTGCGTTAACACAGCAACTGATTGGACGAGTGAAACAGGGACACCATTTCGTGGCAGTTTTGGGTGCGTCGGGTAGTGGTAAGTCTTCCTTATTACGGGCAGGATTATTGTATCAGCTTAAGCTGGGGCAGGATATTCCTGGGAGCGATAACTGGATTTACTTAGAACCTTTTTCGCCGCAAGAAAATCCTCTGGAAAGTCTTAAGGAGAATGTCACTGACTTAAGGCTGGTGGGCAATGCCCACCCTACGGCATATCAAGGGTTTTGGAGATCTGACAATGCTTATTTCAGTGCCATTCGTCTTAAGGAAGTAATAGAAAAAGGAACGCTTCACCCTCACCATCCAGGGAGAGGAGAACAACAGCAAGTCAAGGCTTCTCTCTTACCCCCCTTCTCCCCGTTGTGGGAGAAGGGGTTGGGGGATGAGGGGATTTCCTCTCAACCTGTCGTCATGGTAATCGACCAATTTGAAGAAGCCTTTACCATGTGCGACGAAATCCAGCGCCAGGAGTTTTTCAACTATCTCATCGAATTAAACCAACAAAACCCCAACCTCTATCTATTTATCGGGATGCGGTCAGATTTTCGCAGCCGATTGCGCGAATATCGCCCCTTAATGGAGTGCATCAACAAACCCTACATTAATGTCGAACATTTAAACCGAGAGGAAATTGCTGAAGCGATTGTCAAACCTGCTGATTGGGTAGGATTAGGCATCGAAGGGGAGTTAAAAGAACGGATTATTAATGATGTCGAAGATTATCCCGGCAGTTTACCCTTGTTGCAATATACCCTGACCGAACTGTGGAATGAAGCCCAAAAGCGAGGGGAACAGTTTTTACGGCTCTCCACATACACACAATTAGGGGAAATTGAGGGAACCCTGGAAAAACGCGCCGAACAAGTCTATCAAAGCCTTTCATCAGAAGAAAAAATTGTCGCCCAACGTTTGTTTTTGGAACTGACGCAGGTGGGAGACACCTACGACACTCGCCGACGGGTTTACTTGGAGGATTTAGCTAACTCTCATCATTCTTTAGCGATATTAAAAGAAGTTAGCGATATTCTGGCTAGAGCCGACAACCGCCTAATTACGTGTGAAGCGTCACAGTCTGAGAAAACAGACGCATCTCCAACATCCAACATTCAAATTGATGTGGTTCACGAAGCCTTAATTCGCCATTGGAAGCGGTTACGGGATTGGCAAGATGAGAACCGAGAGGCGATGATTGTCGAACGGGAGATTGAAACTCAGGCGCAGCAGTGGCAAGCCGAGGGTAAACCCAAGACGATGGAATCGCTGCTTACGGGGGTAAAACTGGCTAAGGCTGAAGATTATTTGAGTAAATATGGTGAGTTGGGAATGCTCGATGGTGTGGCGGAGGAGTATATCAACGTTAGTCGTCAAGAGGACAAAACCCGCCGCCGCCGACAAAGGTTAACGATTGGAGGAGTTATTGGGGTAGTATCCCTAGCCGCAATTGTTTCCACCGTTTTCGGGTTACAGTCGCGCAGACTGGCGACAATGGTACGCTTGCGAGAAGAGGCAGTTAATATTGAAATACTCCTCCCCTTGGGAACAGCTACCCCACTGATTCAAGCTATCCAAACTACCGGAAAAAGTCAAAACTCCGTCGGAACAGTCCTCAGTGAAGTTTACTCTAGCCTCTATGACGCGGTGGGGGACGTGCGAGAACGCAATAGCTTCAGCGGACATGAAGCTTCTGTCTCTGCCGTGGCGTTTAATCCCAATGGCAAAAGGATTGTCAGTGGCAGTGATGACAATACGCTCAAACTCTGGGATACCACTTCAGGTAAGTTGCTCGACACTTTAGAAGGACATGAAGCTTCTGTCTCTGCCGTGGCGTTTAGTCCCGATGGCAAAAGGATTGTCAGTGGCAGTGATGACAATACGCTCAAACTCTGGGATACCACTTCAGGCAACTTGCTCGACACCTTAGAAGGACATGAAGCTTCTGTCTCTGCCGTGACGTTTAGTCCCGATGGCAAAAGGATTGTCAGTGGCAGTGATGACCGAACGCTCAAACTCTGGGACACTTCAGGCAACTTGCTCCACACCTTCAGGGGATATGAAGCTGATGTTAATGCCGTGGCGTTTAGTCCCGATGGCAAAAGGATTGTCAGTGGCAGTGATGACCGAACGCTCAAACTCTGGGATACCACTTCAGGCAACTTGCTCGACACCTTCAGAGGACATGAAGATGCTGTCAATGCCGTGGCGTTTAATCCCGATGGCAAAAGGATTGTCAGTGGCAGTGATGACCGAATGCTCAAATTCTGGGACACCTCTGGCAACTTGCTCGACACCTTCAGAGGACATGAAGATGCTGTCAATGCCGTGGCGTTTAATCCCGATGGCAAAAGGATTGTCAGTGGCAGTGATGACAATACGCTCAAACTCTGGGACACCACTTCAGGCAAGTTGCTCCACACCTTCAGGGGATATGGCGCTGATGTCAATGCCGTGGCGTTTAGTCCCGATGGCAACAGGATTGTCAGTGGCAGTGATGACAATACGCTCAAACTCTGGGACACCACTTCAGGCAAGTTGCTCCACACCTTCAGGGGATATGACGCTGATGTCAATGCCGTGGCGTTTAGTCCCGATGGCAACAGGATTGTCAGTGGCAGTGATGACAATACGCTCAAACTCTGGGACACCACTTCAGGCAAGTTGCTCCACACCTTCAGAGGACATGAAGATGCTGTCAATGCCGTGGCGTTTAATCCCAATGGCAAAAGGATTGTCAGTGGCAGTGATGACAATACGCTCAAACTCTGGGACACTTCAGGCAAGTTGCTCCATACCTTCAGGGGACATCCAGGTGGTGTCACTGCCGTGGCGTTTAGTCCCGATGGCAAAAGGATTGTCAGTGGCAGTGGTGACGGAACGCTCAAACTCTGGGACACCACTTCAGGCAAGTTGCTCCACACCTTCAGGGGACATGAAGCTTCTGTCTCTGCCGTAGCGTTTAGTCCCGATGGTCAAACGATTGTCAGTGGCAGTACTGACACCACGCTCAAACTCTGGGACACCTCTGGCAACTTGCTCGACACCTTCAGGGGACATCCAGGTGGTGTCACTGCCGTGGCGTTTAGTCCCGATGGCAAAAGGATTGTCAGTGGCAGTGGTGACGGAACGCTCAAACTCTGGGACACCACTTCAGGCAAGTTGCTCCACACCTTCAGGGGACATGAAGCTTCTGTCTCTGCCGTAGCGTTTAGTCCCGATGGTCAAACGATTGTCAGTGGCAGTACTGACACCACGCTCAAACTCTGGGACACCTCTGGCAACTTGCTCGACACCTTCAGAGGACATGAAGATGCTGTCGATGCCGTGGCGTTTAGTCCCGATGGCAAAAGGATCATCAGTGGCAGTTATGACAATACGTTCAAACTCTGGCGTGCAGGAAATTGGCAAGATCTGCTACAAGTAGGCTGTGAGAGATTGCGCCTGCATCCGCGACTCGCCTCTCCTGACAACGAGACAGCGGGAGCAACCTGCTTGCAATATGGTGGCTGGAAAGAAACAGAAAAAGCCGAGTTTTTGGTGAGGCAGGGGAAAGCAATCGCCCAAGAAACGCAAGATATCAATGCCGCGATCAAGAAGTTTAAACAAGCCAAAAGACTTAACCCTCACTATCAACTCACCTCCCTGGAAACAGAAGCCAAAAAATTAGCTGCTCCTGGTTGA